ATGCGTGCGACTTCTGGCTGATTGAAGGAGTACGGTTGGGGTTTGGGGATTTCAACCTTTGCTCGTCTTTGCTGTTCACCAACGCCTCCGCTGTGGGTGAGCGAGACAAAGCTGAAGTCTTGCTTTTTGGTCGCGATGGATCATCTCTTTCCCTTGGTGACATCACATGGGTCATCAGGGTGCTTGCTGACTTGCCAGTTTCCGTAGTAACTGCTCCTTTTGCCCCACCTCCTTTGTTCCCATGATCCTTTTTGTTCGCTCCATGCAGCTTCGAGGTCTCTGTGGCTTGGCGGGGGTTGCTTGGCGATGTCCGAGTAAGGTTGAGGTTGAAGTTAGGCTCCGCCCCCCAGTTGGCGTTGGGATCTGTGTTGCCAAGGGCATCTGCAAGCTCCGCCTCTTCTGGAATAGGGCATTCTGATTGGACGACATCCTTTGTGAGTTTAGTAATATTTGGGGAGGTTTCCATGGTGGAATTTTGTTGTAGAATTTAGCAATTGAAAGTCAgcacctgattggacagatagagagacaaatTATCAAAACAACTTAACTATAATTCCCAAACCACATACCATTTATCAAACCAGTAGAAAATGACcaattgattttatttaatgaaatgaaatgaaattaaattaCAGTATGCATTAAATACCAAAAGTAAAGATATTGTATTCTGTGAAGCCATTTTATATTATGATGGATAAATTATGGCATTTCTGTTCTTTCCGACAGCTATTTTCTGTCCCACTGAGTCCAGAATCCTCTCGGGATCAGATTTTCCTGCTTTGACTGACACATCCACATTCATGAAATGTCAGTAACGTAATACCTGTTCTTCCTTTACTTAATCTAAGGGTCTAAGGATGAAAGATGACTCTTTACTGCACATGTTTTAAAGCCCTTTTAGACAAAATTGTGATTTTGTGCTGCACAAATAAATCTGATTTGACTGAATGCACACATCAACTTAAgtcaatatctatctatctatctatctatctatctatctatccatctatctatctctctatctatctatctatctatccattcatccatctccTAATAATCACCATAAACACACTCTGTCCCCATAGGAGTATCATCGGCATAATGATTTAAGAAATTAAATACCaacagtggaagaagtattcagtaTAGGTATGCCACAGTTTAAAAATACTCCCTTAGAGGAAAATGTCCTGTGTTAAAATATTAATTAAGTAGAAGCATGTAGTATACAGTACTAATAATGCAGAATGGCTCCTTTCCGAGTGTTAGATTATTCGGTTGTTATCACAAACATATACACGTACATCCTTTTTAATGTTGTAGTTCATTAACATGGAGCCAATTTTAGATACTTCCTCTGTACTCCTGGGTAGATTATCATACTGCGCCACATCATAGAAGCCAAAATAACACGTTTGTGAAATCTTAACCTGCAGCTGTCAAATGTATTTGACTTAAAAGcgcaatatttgcctctgaaatgcagtggagtagaaaaatacaaacacagactACCTCATCACAATTTAGCATCATATACCAAGGTCCTAAGATAAGGAATTATTTCCCTCCAAGCCTACAGAAACTTTCTCCTTTATCATTTACAAAAATCTGTGAAAAATattttactgtatatatgaTTCCTAACATGATTCTCGTTTTATAATtacttttccttttctctctctctcttcacattGTATTTTCTCTCCTcgtttgtttcttttctctgtccctttttcatttcatagactatatgtctttttatttttctcttcttgTTATATATTGTTGACTTATTGTAGGGAACCCTGAGGGGTTTTCTGTCTTTCCTTtgcatgtcttttttatttaatgtatcttaatattttgttgttgttgttgtgtcttTTAACATgtgctaaataaatcaaattgatgaagtaaaaagtacaagaaGCTCAACTTTGTATTTTACATTCTACCACTGTGAAATACCGTGACTTTCATCTAATTCATATTATAGGATTCATGGAAATGTAGCCTAATTACATACATGACAGATGAGAAAAATGCACTTTATTTACAGTTAATGCTCCAAATCCGGGTATTACAGATCACCACACAGTATTATTATAGTAATCTTAAACTCTCTACATACCTGTTCAGGGTCAACGGACGCCAGCGTTGGCAGGTCGACGGTGGAGTCCCATCACGGTGTCCGAGGACCGCCTGCCGAGTGAGAGAGAAAGCTTCAGctgctccctccctctcctcctcgctGCTCGACCACAGGATGCatttatgaataaataaaaggagtagggagagagggaggagatcaTCCAAGGGCGtcactttgggttcaacatttggGGGGGTTGATCTCCACCTATCTAGTGAAAacgtttgttttgtttcagcATTAGGGGGGACGAATTATAGCCGGGGTGTCTGGGTCGccccccaggaaattttgatCATCAAACACTTtgtttcctgcattctggtgaatttttctgcaacaatctGTGACTTTTCTGCATGTTAATATCTTCATTTATGtaaatagtattattattaatgaattAATCTACTGTATTGATCCTTTcctacagtactggagtaaatgtacttagttacattccaccactgctgagcACATCTGCTCTGAGTCGTAACAATCTTACATAACTGATGATGTGTAAAACTTGTGACTTTCCGTCTGTCAGTCCGTTATCAGTGTAACCAGGAAACACATGACTGAGATCTATAGATTTTCATCCCCTACCCGGCCTACAGAAAAAGGGCTCGTAGTTCCTGATGAGCTGCAGTTGAAGAGAAGTTAGAGAAAGAGAAACTACTCTGGTCTTGCTGATTCATCCTGACGTGACTCCAGAGATAAAAGGTAACGTCTGAATGTGTTCATGTTGTTGCCGTCCTGTTGTACAGATTTAGTGTGTGAGGGTTGGTGGATTAGACACAAAGTTAACAGATAATAATGTTGTAGGTTCGCTCAGTAAAGAGACAATTCAACAACAACTGTATCAGTGGTGGAaggtaactaagtacatttactccagtactgtacttaagtccaaatgttgaggtacttgtactctacttgagtcatttcttttcatgccactttctacttctactccgctaaatttcagagagaaatattgtacttttgcacgggcttgctgcaaagcaaatcactccgcccaagtagcagaagtagcagagcttcgcctttctgagaatatagttcccagtttgtttacgtttagaagacggctgtgtctcatgttacgttgttttttgtacatgctgtgactctacaaatcacaacatgtaaataggaacatgttggcgttattttgtcacttattcggagcagtaggctagttggaaccagttacctgcaggttctgtgctaggctaagctaacggtggaaccgtcagacagcgttataacacgcacagacacgagaagggtatgtatggacttgtcttactctgggggttacggtgaataagctaaagtcccaataagtcggcgtgttcctttaagggcCATTAAGCACATGGTTCAACAAATTTTGATCTGGCTTGCATaacaatttaggttcacaatacattttggccaacCTAGTTGTGCACAAAACAGGACAGGAAACTGTTTGCAAACTGCAATTACACACAGAGGTATAGAAACAGAGCGCATTTAAGTCCCCACCGTAGAGGGAAACAACTCTCCGCCCTCCATTGACTTCTATTGTGCGAAGGTTTCCTCCTCGTCTAttccgtctgctagcaaacaactgaaagttacctgcaggttctgtgctaggctaagctaccggtggaaccgtcacacagagttacaacacgcacggacacgagaagggtatgtatggacttgtctaactctgggttacggtgaataagctaaagtcccaataagtcggcgtgttcctttaagcacAGTCTGTTGAGGTCAGGGACTGAAGTCTGTTCGgcgtgttccgtgccgtcgtcagtcggaggagccgttggccttcatttgggccactttaaaatgttttcagaaacacgttgcggtgaactatcttcgtaatatatgagatcgtattccaaacaagccgccattaAGTTCGGTTGTAAAATccaggagcagccagacccacgtgacacgttcgaccaatcagctgccggttttaattttttgggcgacaatacagattagcgccacctgctgttatggagcaGAACTTACACTCAAATCGGcgttgcttcggtgtgttccgaggcacttttttgaccaactcggggaggcagtcagtccgactgccttttctgccaaaggtcggccgtcgggttggtgtgtcagagcctttataCGCAGGAAACATTTATGCTCGGATTCACCCATATATAAAACGTTTACAACCCGAAAACAAATGTTATCTTTTAAAGAAGAAATTAAAtactcaaaagaaaaatgtcaaagaaataAAGACCATTTTTTTCTGGACATTTACTGGAAAAATTTTCATATTGTCTGTTCAGTTTAAAATGTACCGTAGAGTAAAGATTTCTTCTTTCATCCTCCTCAGATGTGCAGCGTTGAAAGAAAAACTTCTCCACCTCAAAGTTAGATCCCAAAGACCATCATGCAATATACAGGAAGTTGGCCTCTGTTCCTTGTTCCTCTTCTGTCTTTCCTGCTTCATTACAACCCATTACtggctttttcactgaaaaactGCACGATTAACTACTCTGAAGATGCAAATAATCTGTGGGTTACATGCAGACAGCGCAGCCTCACTGCTATTCCCGACGACATTCCCAGAAATGCATCATCACTGGATCTCggctcaaacagcatttcaaagATCACCAGGAGAGATTTAAAATATTTACCAAAGCTCACCTATGCAGAGTTGGGATTTAATTTGATTTCCCACATTGATGATGGAGCTTTTGCAGACTTGGAGAAGTTaaagttcctctctctgtccagcAATAAGCTTTCAAAAGTGACAGACAACATGTTTCAAGGACTGTCCGAACTAGTCTTGCTATCTCTGCAGAGGAACCGTATCAGTTATATCTCCCCTGTGGCCTTTCAGGCCCTGGTCAGCTTAGAGCAATTAGATCTGGGCTCTAATTACCTACAGCAAATCACAGATGTTGCTCCCATCTTTAAACTACCAACTCTAAATAAGTTGTCTCTTGGGAACAACAAGTTCACCTCTTTTCAATCAGACGACCTGCCTTTAAACGTCTCAAACATAAAGACCGTGTTGCTGACTTTGAACCCTCTGAGAAAGTTCAGTCTTACAAAAGACGTCTTTCCTCATTTGTGGTCTCTCGAGTTAATTAAGTGTAGCAGCAACATCGAATGGGACGTATCAAACAAGACCTTTCTGAGAAACCTAACTAGTTTGGCCCTAGGTGGAATTGATATTAGTTTTGAGTCGTACCGCGCGGTGCTGCAGACCACTGACTCACTACAAAAACTTTTTCTGACGTCGATGAAGGCGAGGATAGATGAAGGTCTCATAGACGTCGCCTGCCAAATTCCTTCTCTAAGAACTCTTGATTTACAGAATAATTGCATTGTCAGGGTAGATGACAACCTGCTGCAGTCTTGTTCTCAGATCACTGATCTCAGTTTATCTTCTAACAAGCTGTCCGAGATGTCAGAGCATTCACTCAGATCGATTTCACAGCTCAGGCATCTGGATTTGGGCTATAACCAACTGTCCAAAGTGCCCCTCACACTCAGAGGACTCTCCACACTGGAAACCTTGGATCTGAGCTCCAACTACATCACTGAACTCAACTGCAACACTTTCCTGAATTTGACAAGATTAACAACGCTTAATCTCAACCAAAATCTcatttcaaaaattaaaggaTGTGTTTTTCAAAACTTGAACGATTTGATAGAAGTTAATATTGGAGACAATGCTCTTTTTACTTTTGACAATACCTTCAAGGTTAGCTTGCAGAAACTAGAATCTTTGAATTTACACAATAATGGTCTCTTACAGCTCATGCCAGAAGACTTTAGCAACCTGTCCTCCCTCCGTTCTTTGGATTTAGAAAAAGACACATATTACAATGTGTATGAAGGGGCTTTCCAAGGACTTGATAATCTTCAAACTCTTAGTATTACACCTGGACATTACAGAAAAGAGATGTTCATAGGACTCGCACAGTTAGAGAATCTGACATTACATCTTACCTTAGATTGGAAACTGAAAAGTTCTCAACAAAATGATTATTCACCTTTCTCAAATTTACCAAACTTGAAGAAGCTTATACTCAAAGTTTACAACACATTTCTTGTTCAGGACATTACACAAGATCTGCTCAAGGGCCTTAAATCTTTAGAGAGCTTAACATCTGACAATTTCTTCAGGAAGTTGTTGCACCCagacacatttaaacacactcCCCGACTGAAGGTTCTTCAGATAATAAACAGCGATCTGTCACATTTAACCCCTGAACTGTTCTGGCAAATTCCAAACTTGCAGAGACTCGATCTCTCCAACAATAAATTAAGATATTTGGATTTCCTCGGCGGGGCGAACCTGCTGACCCTCAGATGGCTAAAACTCAACGGGAATGAGTTGTCGGTCATCAACGAAACGGCCCTCCAATGCCTCCCTGCGTTGATGTACCTGGACCTGAATAACAACCCTTTAACGTGCGAATGCTCCAACGTTGGCTTCAACCAGTGGGTGCAAAGCAACAACCAGACGCAGGTAGTTAATGGCCACCAGTATACTTGTGCCTTTCCTGTGAGCCAAAAGGGGAACAAGTTCCTGGACTTTGACACTAGCTCCTGTTGGATAGACGCTGGCTTCTTCTGCTTCATATTCAGCACTTGTCTAGTTCTGTTTACTCTCCTCGCATCATTCATTTACCATTTCCTGAGGTGGCACCTGGCCTACGCCTACTACCTCTTTCTGGCCTTCGTCTACGATAAGAGGAGGGGAAGGAAGGGCTCTCCTCACCACTACGATGCTTTTGTCTCCTACAACGTTTACGATGAAGCCTGGGTCTACGAAGAGATGCTTCCAGTGCTGGAGGGGGAGCAAGGATGGAGACTCTGTCTGCACCACAGAGACTTCGAACCAGGTCTGTTTGTATTTAAAGGgtgattttgttattgttttctcAACCCGGACCCTACTTTTTTCCATGCATTTCTGTCTGAGTGActaatgtgacatttttttttgaaattggtccagaatagagacagagcgcatttacatggaggatatatttattcataattcaaattgaaagtccaaagagaaaacaaagtgaGATCAAactaaaattattattttactacgctactaggaaaaatcatgccataattgaatttaaaaaagaaaagttcaaatgtaaaattattcatctttttaattttacatttggcttttccatttggatttaacatttggcttttccatttggactCGACAGATGTCAATGTAAGAGTATGACGCAATGGGCTCTGTTTCTAtagagcgagaacgctgtaatcGGCAGCGAACCGGGCTGGGATGTAACCCTTTAGGACAAATGAAATCCACATCCTCAATTTTCGTCGAtatttttgccactgacaggctcagattattattttaagtgtctgacaacattatggaaatgatccctatagacctttttgttaa
The sequence above is drawn from the Sander lucioperca isolate FBNREF2018 chromosome 17, SLUC_FBN_1.2, whole genome shotgun sequence genome and encodes:
- the LOC116060779 gene encoding toll-like receptor 13 isoform X1 — translated: MQYTGSWPLFLVPLLSFLLHYNPLLAFSLKNCTINYSEDANNLWVTCRQRSLTAIPDDIPRNASSLDLGSNSISKITRRDLKYLPKLTYAELGFNLISHIDDGAFADLEKLKFLSLSSNKLSKVTDNMFQGLSELVLLSLQRNRISYISPVAFQALVSLEQLDLGSNYLQQITDVAPIFKLPTLNKLSLGNNKFTSFQSDDLPLNVSNIKTVLLTLNPLRKFSLTKDVFPHLWSLELIKCSSNIEWDVSNKTFLRNLTSLALGGIDISFESYRAVLQTTDSLQKLFLTSMKARIDEGLIDVACQIPSLRTLDLQNNCIVRVDDNLLQSCSQITDLSLSSNKLSEMSEHSLRSISQLRHLDLGYNQLSKVPLTLRGLSTLETLDLSSNYITELNCNTFLNLTRLTTLNLNQNLISKIKGCVFQNLNDLIEVNIGDNALFTFDNTFKVSLQKLESLNLHNNGLLQLMPEDFSNLSSLRSLDLEKDTYYNVYEGAFQGLDNLQTLSITPGHYRKEMFIGLAQLENLTLHLTLDWKLKSSQQNDYSPFSNLPNLKKLILKVYNTFLVQDITQDLLKGLKSLESLTSDNFFRKLLHPDTFKHTPRLKVLQIINSDLSHLTPELFWQIPNLQRLDLSNNKLRYLDFLGGANLLTLRWLKLNGNELSVINETALQCLPALMYLDLNNNPLTCECSNVGFNQWVQSNNQTQVVNGHQYTCAFPVSQKGNKFLDFDTSSCWIDAGFFCFIFSTCLVLFTLLASFIYHFLRWHLAYAYYLFLAFVYDKRRGRKGSPHHYDAFVSYNVYDEAWVYEEMLPVLEGEQGWRLCLHHRDFEPGKPIVENITDAIYGSRKTICVISRHYLQSEWCSREIQMASYRLFDEQDDVLILVFMEDIPACELSLYYRMRSLAKRRTYLSWPKAGQHTGVFWQNIRRALMTPGSPTDNPIRGFFQNQE
- the LOC116060779 gene encoding toll-like receptor 13 isoform X2, translated to MQYTGSWPLFLVPLLSFLLHYNPLLAFSLKNCTINYSEDANNLWVTCRQRSLTAIPDDIPRNASSLDLGSNSISKITRRDLKYLPKLTYAELGFNLISHIDDGAFADLEKLKFLSLSSNKLSKVTDNMFQGLSELVLLSLQRNRISYISPVAFQALVSLEQLDLGSNYLQQITDVAPIFKLPTLNKLSLGNNKFTSFQSDDLPLNVSNIKTVLLTLNPLRKFSLTKDVFPHLWSLELIKCSSNIEWDVSNKTFLRNLTSLALGGIDISFESYRAVLQTTDSLQKLFLTSMKARIDEGLIDVACQIPSLRTLDLQNNCIVRVDDNLLQSCSQITDLSLSSNKLSEMSEHSLRSISQLRHLDLGYNQLSKVPLTLRGLSTLETLDLSSNYITELNCNTFLNLTRLTTLNLNQNLISKIKGCVFQNLNDLIEVNIGDNALFTFDNTFKVSLQKLESLNLHNNGLLQLMPEDFSNLSSLRSLDLEKDTYYNVYEGAFQGLDNLQTLSITPGHYRKEMFIGLAQLENLTLHLTLDWKLKSSQQNDYSPFSNLPNLKKLILKVYNTFLVQDITQDLLKGLKSLESLTSDNFFRKLLHPDTFKHTPRLKVLQIINSDLSHLTPELFWQIPNLQRLDLSNNKLRYLDFLGGANLLTLRWLKLNGNELSVINETALQCLPALMYLDLNNNPLTCECSNVGFNQWVQSNNQTQVVNGHQYTCAFPVSQKGNKFLDFDTSSCWIDAGFFCFIFSTCLVLFTLLASFIYHFLRWHLAYAYYLFLAFVYDKRRGRKGSPHHYDAFVSYNVYDEAWVYEEMLPVLEGEQGWRLCLHHRDFEPATVCLTSRTMF